ATTCAGAAGGAGTAAAGAGCAAATTTCTAACGAATGCAAAGGAGGTAAAGATTAATGAAAGGGTTTTTAGAAAAGATATTCAATCTTCGGGAGAATAATACGACGGTGAGAAAGGAAATCATTGCGGGGTTAACCACATTTATGACAATGTCCTACATTATATTCGTTAACCCCATAATTTTGAGTGCAGGTCCTCTTGAAGGAGTAGGACCGGGTCTTGCACCTACCATTGCGGCAACATGCCTGGCGGCAAGTATTCTTTGCATTACAATGGGACTTTACACCAACTATCCCTTTGCCCTTGCCTCAGGAATGGGACTGAATGCGATTGTTGCCTTCCAACTTATATTGGGGATGAAACTTTCCTGGCAAGCCGCTATGGGTGTCATATTCATAGAAGGTGTGGTTATCACCATACTCGTGCTTACCGGATTAAGGGAGGCAATTATGAACGCCATACCAATGTCTTTGAAAAGAGCAATCGGTGTAGGTATTGGACTCTTTATTCTCTTTATTGGGATGTATGAAGCGGGACTGGTGAAACAAGGAACAGGCATACCAGTTACTTTAGGCGAATTAAACACCCCATCTGTCTTTGTTGCCATAATAGGCATTTTTATTACAGCCTACCTGATGGCAAACCGGGTTCTCGGTTCACTTCTCCTGGGTATCATCCTGACGACAATACTTGCTATCATCGTCAATTATACATCAGGACTGACTGTATTCAAGAACGCCGCTGTCATACCTATATCGCTCATAAGCCTACCGGACTTTTCTACTTTTGGAGCAGGCATAAACTTCGAGGTATTTTCAAAAGTAGGATTCCTTACAGCCATACTCACTATATTCTCAATTATGATGTCAGATTTCTTCGACACGATGGGGACAGTCATTGGTGTTGGGGAAGGAGGTGGCTTTCTTAAAGATGGCAAGCTTCCACGCCTCAATCGGGTATTACTTGTTGATTCTCTTGGTGCTACCTTCGGCGGATTAGCATCGGCAAGTTCTGTAACTACATACATAGAATCAGCCGCAGGTGTAGCCGAAGGTGGAAGAACAGGCTTGACATCCGTAATAGTTGGCATATTGTTTCTTCTTGGGCTCTTTTTATCACCACTAATCAGTATCATACCTGTTCAGGCAACCGCGCCTGCCTTGATACTTGTAGGATTCTATATGTGCAGTATTATCCTGCAAATTCCCTTTGCTGACTTTGAGGAAGGCTTTCCAGCGCTTATGATACTCGTGACAATGCCTTTCACCTACAGCATAACAAATGGTATTGGCATAGGCTTCATTGTCTATACCTTCATAAAGATTGTAAGAGGAAAATTCCGTGAAGTGCACTGGATGATGTATTTAGCATCCATAGCCTTCCTCATATACTTTACCACACCCCTTATTATGAGTCTTCTTCGTTAATTTGGCAAAAAGAGGAAAGTGGAAAAAGAATGCTAATGGACTTTGCTCATCCGCAGACTGTCAAAATCTCATTTTTGTTAAAAAAATCTACAAATTTTTTTAACAGATTAACTACTGATATCTCAAAGGGTTAACGCTATTCTGGTTAGCCTACTTGCCGATTGCAG
This is a stretch of genomic DNA from bacterium. It encodes these proteins:
- a CDS encoding NCS2 family permease, which translates into the protein MKGFLEKIFNLRENNTTVRKEIIAGLTTFMTMSYIIFVNPIILSAGPLEGVGPGLAPTIAATCLAASILCITMGLYTNYPFALASGMGLNAIVAFQLILGMKLSWQAAMGVIFIEGVVITILVLTGLREAIMNAIPMSLKRAIGVGIGLFILFIGMYEAGLVKQGTGIPVTLGELNTPSVFVAIIGIFITAYLMANRVLGSLLLGIILTTILAIIVNYTSGLTVFKNAAVIPISLISLPDFSTFGAGINFEVFSKVGFLTAILTIFSIMMSDFFDTMGTVIGVGEGGGFLKDGKLPRLNRVLLVDSLGATFGGLASASSVTTYIESAAGVAEGGRTGLTSVIVGILFLLGLFLSPLISIIPVQATAPALILVGFYMCSIILQIPFADFEEGFPALMILVTMPFTYSITNGIGIGFIVYTFIKIVRGKFREVHWMMYLASIAFLIYFTTPLIMSLLR